One region of Tamandua tetradactyla isolate mTamTet1 chromosome 6, mTamTet1.pri, whole genome shotgun sequence genomic DNA includes:
- the CHAD gene encoding chondroadherin produces MARPVLLLSLGLLAGLLPSLAACPQNCHCHGDLQHVICDKVGLQKIPKVSEKTKLLNLQRNNFPVLAANSFRAMPNLVSLHLQHCQIREVAAGAFRGLKQLIYLYLSNNDIRVLRAGAFEDLTELTYLYLDHNKVTELPRGLLSPLVNLFILQLNNNKIRELRPGAFQGAKDLRWLYLSENALSSLQPGALDDVENLAKFHLDRNQLSSYPSAALSKLRVVEELKLSHNPLKTIPDNAFQSFGRYLETLWLDNTNLEKFSDGAFLGVSTLKHVHLENNRLSQLPSNFPFEGLETLTLTNNPWKCTCQLQGLRRWLEAKASRPDATCASPSKFRGQHIRDTAAFRSCKFPTKRSKKAGRH; encoded by the exons ATGGCCCGTCCGGTGCTCCTGCTTAGCCTCGGCCTCCTGGCTGGCCTCCTGCCGTCGCTGGCCGCCTGTCCCCAGAACTGCCACTGCCACGGCGACCTGCAGCATGTCATCTGTGACAAGGTGGGGCTGCAGAAGATCCCCAAGGTGTCAGAGAAGACCAAGCTGCTCAACCTACAGCGCAACAACTTCCCAGTGCTGGCTGCCAACTCCTTTCGGGCCATGCCCAACCTCGTGTCGCTGCACCTGCAGCACTGCCAGATCCGCGAGGTGGCCGCCGGCGCCTTCCGCGGCCTCAAGCAACTCATCTACCTGTACCTGTCCAACAACGACATCCGCGTGCTTCGTGCTGGTGCTTTCGAGGATCTGACTGAGCTCACCTACCTCTACCTGGACCACAACAAGGTGACCGAGCTGCCCCGGGGGCTGCTTTCCCCACTGGTCAACCTTTTTATCCTACAGCTCAATAACAACAAGATCCGCGAGCTGCGACCAGGTGCCTTCCAGGGAGCCAAGGACCTGCGCTGGCTCTACCTGTCAGAAAATGCACTCAGTTCCCTGCAGCCTGGTGCCCTGGACGACGTGGAGAACCTTGCCAAGTTCCATCTGGATAGGAATCAGCTGTCCAGCTACCCATCCGCTGCTCTGAGCAAGCTGCGGGTGGTGGAGGAGCTCAAACTATCCCATAACCCCCTGAAGACCATCCCCGACAATGCCTTCCAGTCCTTCGGCAGATACCTGGAGACCCTCTGGCTGGACAACACCAACCTGGAGAAG TTCTCGGACGGTGCCTTCCTGGGTGTGTCCACACTGAAACACGTCCATCTGGAGAACAACCGCCTCAGCCAGCTGCCCTCCAACTTCCCCTTTGAAGGCCTGGAGACCCTCACCCTCACCAACAACCCCTGGAAGTGCACCTGCCAGCTCCAGGGCCTTCGGCG GTGGCTGGAAGCCAAGGCCTCCCGCCCAGATGCCACCTGCGCCTCCCCCTCCAAGTTCAGGGGCCAGCACATCCGTGACACGGCTGCCTTCCGCAGCTGCAAGTTCCCTACCAAGAGGTCCAAGAAAGCTGGCCGCCATTGA